The DNA sequence CGCGTTATCACTTGCGGCAGAGTTGGTAGTTGGTTGGTCTTGGTAGCCGCCGGAGACAACTCCTTTTGAGCCAAACCAAGTTTGTCCGACAATTGTGCTGCTGCCGCTGCTTGAACCGCTGCTGCCAATTCCCATGTAGGCATAGAAGTTGTTGAAGCTTCCCATGGTGATGGAGAAGGTCTCAGGCATCGCCACGCGCCAGCTTGGATTAGCGTTGATCAACGAATTTTCAATCGTAGTCAATACAGCAGACGTATAGCCTGCGTTTGACATGATTGTTTTGACGTTGGTTCCTGTTGTCCAATTGCTTGTCTTGGCGTCGTAGATTTTCGTCCCTGCAAGGTTGACGGTCTTTATCGCCTGAATGGGGTCAGCCGATGTGATGCCGGTTACTTGTTGTTGCGCAGCACTCTCCAGCATTTGGAACATCAACGACGCAGCTACTCCTAATGATGCCGTATCCGCAGAAGTTGCAAGCTTCGATGGGCTCCAAGCACCAAGGAAAGAGTTGACGGTCTTGATTGTTCCGGAGCCATATGCCTGGTGACAAACAGTCCCGACAAAGTGATGCATCACCGTTGTGCAATTGGACATGCGAGAAAGCATCTCCACGCCCTTACTGCCCTGTCCGATGAAGTTGTCCCAGACAAGCAAAAGCGATCGTCCCAACAAGGCTTCAGCACCTGATGCCAGTCCGTCAGCTATGGCTTGGTTCTGACCCTCTTGGTGAACGGCTGCCATTTGTTTTGATGACACACCCCAGGCAGTACCGATTGTTGTTTGACCACCAGCACTGATAGAGGCTGTTTGTACAGCATCAGCGAAGTTGGTTGGATACGGGTGATCAATTGTCACGACCATATTGCTGGATGTGCCAAGTGTCTGCGCCGAGGAGGCATTCCCTACTTGTGTTCCATCCAGATACAGACGAGCAATCAAAGAGCCGTCAAACCACAGTGTCAAACGTTTGCTGTAAATGTCATCAGTAAAGAAAGTAGAACTGATGTTGTACTGCTGTGTTGATGTGTTGAAGTCGTACTGGATTTTGATAGTTGCCTTCACGTTATCCGGCAACGAAGCAACAATTGTCGTGGTCAATGTATTGTCGTGATATGGCAACGATGTTTGCCGCAATGGCATGCTTGTCGGCACAATCGAATGCCCACCTAATATTTGATCTACGCTTGCGGCCGGCATGTTTGTTTTGATCCAATTGACCAAATTCATGCTGTAGTCACGC is a window from the Candidatus Obscuribacterales bacterium genome containing:
- a CDS encoding transglutaminase family protein; translation: MNDNNENKDRSQDVLTPTFGALAPQRATNPRMAKKRRGERKMPDDIYRREKRRPRRRDEEDIVADSPEGTPSLAELARALSNDPNSLPVDLIYQFVHDNIDFIPNYGLHKGGLGALIDGCGNAFDQSDLMVQLLEAAGITTGVNYVMGTIKLSPSQWSNLLGVSQSSPSLASQLLANGGIANSLDGSNNLSLEHCWVQVTIGGTNYAFDPAFKEYNVISGVNLETAMSYDRADFLSDANSGSTLTSDYVQNINDANIQTNLRDYSMNLVNWIKTNMPAASVDQILGGHSIVPTSMPLRQTSLPYHDNTLTTTIVASLPDNVKATIKIQYDFNTSTQQYNISSTFFTDDIYSKRLTLWFDGSLIARLYLDGTQVGNASSAQTLGTSSNMVVTIDHPYPTNFADAVQTASISAGGQTTIGTAWGVSSKQMAAVHQEGQNQAIADGLASGAEALLGRSLLLVWDNFIGQGSKGVEMLSRMSNCTTVMHHFVGTVCHQAYGSGTIKTVNSFLGAWSPSKLATSADTASLGVAASLMFQMLESAAQQQVTGITSADPIQAIKTVNLAGTKIYDAKTSNWTTGTNVKTIMSNAGYTSAVLTTIENSLINANPSWRVAMPETFSITMGSFNNFYAYMGIGSSGSSSGSSTIVGQTWFGSKGVVSGGYQDQPTTNSAASDNA